One Drosophila kikkawai strain 14028-0561.14 chromosome 3L, DkikHiC1v2, whole genome shotgun sequence genomic window carries:
- the Spn gene encoding uncharacterized protein Spn isoform X1 — translation MEKPMHHAPAPAAVGKVSQIANIFQRKPIEIQPVEQLSAVAAAHAAAAAAAAAHVQGARTESHSARFNNARALFEKLGVESNSNVSSRLLRSGSREDNLCDGSDRSSSRSSDRSQSPPKRRTPFPSGVSLIHNNNNASAVPQNGGSAPEQRLSNSKFIVEPAAPTSQVVPTSAVKYPQHNISRLKSEEVTASPPAPASGSVSALFASSGADKPEKPERKFNSRELIEKQKKWTSHFTKTKTTRTHSDLNRCDIIRTVPGTGLIMDSEKVTKPAMEPPPSQSQAPPNASPNPPQRSQAPPEIKPRSGKIGSPVKSPPLPPIPAAKPKNVSPVKFNPERLRQSPTKTANDSPPPPPAKSAAVTAAMQRSLMQEQQEQLLRNANDQGVAPIPPEKPRKKSVDLIEDTQPLANNCSTPPSSCASPTSSYIVQPAKRGSMDGGQSSYPGNGLSGSTNSAASGSPVASASSGPSSPVHTEDEKQENESTEKSEMEHYHSGSYNSVPRRRRSENEGRKSVDESPALASSQQQQQHSIPGSATGSPQRVVANKRSSITVNMPAAGLGQRPPSIISTTSQDEGGFNETTPELKAKLQPAYDQTETELPHSLNYVDVGYRLNPDGSESREVYGSEAELYDTAKVTDMQRKFHGANGFGQESSTVYAIIKTDVPDANQQQPVAPSRTVHLQQSPTSSSVEGSPLHRGVYSSPPVGVVSPIRRRNSSNQDQSVGSAKSTPPISPARSALVKGIAPIASIDAHEEEELDLDEEEEEDEHLAVEYVEVIELEEEEAPILPERRAPAQGALELQDLEYADTSAGEDEEDILNHLKGSDILDVELIDDVVDEVISKVQAKHSVASAAPAAAIPRDDSLPDAMTAAEAERLLSSSILESKIRQQSLLSDEQAKEVEQILNAAVAAVVVAAATTSPTSTKNLIEDLPPSSGQSPSQSGANGEQRDIHIAAVPAIVEEEDEEEEYPEEFHRDEDEDENEENHVRARSREFDVNGDADGDSDDVEAVDIVGYSPATTSTALNATFVKADSTETETTTTTPSTATTATTRHDDDEPEWLRDVLEAPKRSLENLLITSASSVSVQHREELENGYDFQVKHSDLNQTYVTGGGGESLHESIVSVESTQSDATLNQTTTIDDSIISSKHNSTYSLADAEQATNSTVLSTGVTELDDSQYYIPEYPPVRSKEVLVEAGVHYFEDGNFWMEVPGLLDFDDDDCSYPPITVRKNPKVRFSSGPIHVYSTFSVNDYDRRNEDVDPVAASAEYELEKRVEKMHVFPVELMKGPEGLGLSIIGMGVGADAGLEKLGIFVKTITDNGAAARDGRIQVNDQIIEVDGKSLVGVTQAYAASVLRNTSGLVKFQIGRERDPENSEVAQLIRLSLQADREKEERLKRQQEEYLRRTLDYSEDSTQPVSANSSVCEGPSSPVQVEHPMEVEATHSQEVESLKRLLQESEMGCLVKEEIIQNLKRKLVKLETTGNENELLSERLRQSERELGNIRKEAANLQNMLQQSQGQYMALDKKYNKAKRLVREYQQRELDMCHREEFYQQLLQEKDTEYNALVKKLKDRVINLEHELQETQRKAGFPVGLPYDSATLKLTPQMMRKTPPKPLFHKLETELSDTEISDLSPDGDGVKTATVERKVPVKDELDAAVPQHELLDNSVNKTKIDLASRGGLANRQLPSANGTSSSNTNGAASSSDLGQLSNGNLNLKRSRSNSRSSDCTLDDTDDDEEGDRGVEAGSALNLAGGTSSSSTHDIISLSNGNSHLLANVNNLLQHHPPPPAAVSTSASSNGHLGTTTAILLNSTSSASSSSSNQSTAREAQINQLYAQVHKDPSKQQQQQQLQQSQQQQQLQQSQQTVVTNSIPGIFKNALGSPADNNGLNDFHRGSMTTFGTGPASSSNRDLNSSYDSILGSNDKLSENEPAESWMYPSRRRVAPNGSKVPLPGSSFTDQLNQALSDRERRLGDGSSRHSSDDYTEINKSQSAAAINCKTLINEIRQAVNEAQPKVKQVVPQSLSPPGTVPWQQQHLHQQQQQPSAHTTGPPSPTSMSSGCSSPGYSPSRTLDLSGSSSSFSDRKAAAAGYNYKGGPVHEWTKDQVGHWLMGIELERYIPVFKEHNVEGGALLTLDSKDFKTLGVCGDDKHRLKKRLKDLKANIEKERKDMERERREREKAIRKAEKKAAKKK, via the exons ATGGAGAAACCAATGCACCATGCCCCTGCCCCGGCTGCCGTGGGTAAGGTCAGCCAGATAGCCAACATCTTCCAGCGCAAGCCCATTGAGATCCAGCCCGTGGAGCAGCTAAGTGCAGTAGCAGCTGCCCATGCCGCTGCAGCCGCGGCAGCAGCTGCCCATGTCCAAGGAGCCAGGACAGAGTCCCATTCGGCAAGATTCAATAACGCTCGCGCCCTGTTCGAGAAACTAGGCGTTGAGTCCAACTCGAACGTAAGTTCCCGCCTGTTGAGGAGTGGTTCTCGCGAGGATAATCTTTGCGACGGCTCAGATCGTTCATCCTCACGCTCCTCGGATCGTTCTCAATCGCCGCCAAAGCGAAGGACACCCTTTCCTTCTGGGGTTTCGTTGATTCACAACAATAATAACGCCAGCGCTGTGCCTCAAAATGGAGGATCTGCACCAGAACAACGTTTGAGTAACAGCAAATTTATTGTGGAACCAGCGGCGCCAACGTCTCAAGTAGTGCCCACCTCGGCCGTTAAGTACCCTCAGCACAATATATCCCGCTTGAAGTCGGAGGAAGTGACGGCCAGTCCACCGGCGCCAGCCAGCGGTTCGGTGAGCGCCTTGTTTGCCAGTTCTGGTGCGGATAAGCCGGAGAAGCCGGAGCGCAAGTTCAACTCAAGGGAACTGATTGAGAAGCAAAAGAAGTGGACATCGCACTTCACCAAGACAAAGACAACGCGCACTCACAGCGATCTCAATCGTTGCGACATTATACGCACCGTGCCCGGCACAGGACTGATTATGGACAGCGAAAAGGTGACCAAACCGGCAATGGAACCACCACCGTCGCAGTCCCAGGCTCCGCCCAATGCCAGCCCAAATCCGCCGCAGCGATCGCAGGCTCCGCCAGAGATAAAACCCAGGAGTGGGAAGATTGGAAGTCCAGTAAAATCACCGCCACTGCCGCCGATTCCAGCGGCCAAGCCAAAGAATGTGAGTCCGGTGAAGTTTAATCCGGAGCGGCTACGTCAGTCGCCCACAAAGACGGCAAACGAttcaccaccaccgccgccagcCAAATCCGCGGCCGTTACAGCGGCTATGCAACGATCCCTgatgcaggagcagcaggagcagttgTTGCGAAATGCCAATGATCAGGGTGTGGCGCCCATACCGCCGGAGAAGCCACGCAAAAAGTCCGTAGATCTCATCGAAGACACTCAGCCATTGGCTAACAATTGTTCTACACCGCCCTCGTCCTGCGCCTCTCCCACCAGCTCGTACATTGTGCAGCCGGCCAAGAGGGGATCTATGGATGGTGGACAAtcttcgtatcccggtaatGGACTTAGTGGTAGCACCAACTCGGCTGCCTCGGGTTCGCCTGTGGCCAGTGCCTCATCGGGTCCTTCGTCGCCGGTTCACACCGAGGATGAGAAGCAGGAGAACGAGTCCACGGAGAAGTCGGAGATGGAGCATTATCACAGTGGCAGCTACAACAGTGTTCCCAGGCGGCGACGCAGCGAAAATGAAG GTCGCAAATCTGTGGACGAATCTCCCGCATTGGCCAGctcccaacagcagcagcaacattccATTCCTGGCTCCGCCACCGGATCACCCCAACGTGTGGTGGCCAACAAGCGGAGCAGCATTACGGTCAATATGCCAGCCGCTGGTCTTGGCCAGAGGCCGCCCAGCATTATCTCGACCACCAGCCAGGACGAGGGTGGCTTCAACGAAACCACTCCAGAGCTAAAGGCCAAATTGCAGCCAGCCTACGACCAGACGGAGACAGAGCTCCCACATAGCCTGAACTACGTGGACGTGGGCTATCGCCTCAATCCTGACGGCAGCGAGAGTCGCGAGGTCTACGGATCCGAGGCGGAGTTGTATGACACCGCCAAGGTCACTGATATGCAGCGGAAGTTCCATGGAGCCAATGGCTTTGGCCAGGAGTCGAGCACGGTGTATGCAATCATCAAAACGGATGTGCCGGATgccaaccagcagcagccggtGGCTCCCTCGCGTACAGTTCACCTGCAACAATCGCCTACGTCCTCGAGCGTGGAGGGTTCTCCCTTGCATCGTGGTGTTTATAGCTCCCCGCCTGTGGGTGTAGTTTCGCCCATAAGGCGACGCAATAGCAGCAATCAGGATCAGAGTGTGGGCAGTGCCAAGTCCACGCCACCCATTTCACCAGCCAGATCGGCACTGGTCAAGGGCATAGCTCCCATTGCCTCCATTGATGCGCACGAAGAAGAGGAACTCGATCTCGatgaggaggaagaggaggacgAACACTTGGCAGTGGAATATGTGGAGGTAATTGAGCTAGAGGAGGAGGAAGCTCCAATTCTGCCAGAACGTCGTGCACCCGCACAGGGTGCCCTGGAGCTGCAGGACTTGGAGTATGCAGACACAAGCGCCGgtgaggatgaggaggataTACTCAATCACTTGAAGGGCAGCGATATACTGGATGTGGAGCTAATAGACGACGTTGTCGATGAGGTGATCAGCAAGGTCCAAGCGAAGCACAGCGTGGCCAGCGCAGCTCCAGCAGCGGCAATTCCTCGGGATGATAGCCTGCCAGATGCCATGACTGCCGCCGAAGCCGAACGACTGTTGAGCTCAAG CATTTTGGAAAGCAAAATCAG ACAACAGTCACTGCTGTCGGACGAACAGGCCAAGGAAGTCGAGCAAATACTCAACGCAGCCgttgctgccgttgttgttgccgcagcaacaacatcgCCGACCAGCACCAAGAATCTCATTGAGGATTTGCCACCGTCCTCTGGCCAATCGCCATCGCAATCAGGAGCCAACGGGGAGCAACGCGACATTCACATTGCAGCTGTCCCAGCAATTGTTGAGGAAGAGGACGAGGAAGAGGAGTATCCAGAGGAGTTTCATCGGGACGAAGACGAGGACGAGAACGAGGAGAACCACGTCCGGGCCCGCTCCCGCGAGTTTGATGTCAATGGTGACGCTGACGGGGATTCGGATGACGTTGAGGCCGTGGACATTGTAGGCTATAGTCCAGCCACCACATCCACAGCTTTGAACGCCACCTTTGTCAAGGCCGATAGCACTGAGACGGAGACCACGACCACAACACCTTCGACGGCCACCACAGCCACCACAAggcacgacgacgacgagcccGAGTGGCTAAGGGATGTCCTAGAG gCCCCCAAACGCAGCCTAGAGAATCTGCTTATCACCTCAGCCAGCTCTGTGTCAGTTCAACACCGCGAGGAACTTGAGAACGGCTACGATTTCCAGGTTAAACATTCCGATTTAAATCAAACCTATGTGACCGGCGGTGGCGGTGAATCGCTGCATGAGTCCATAGTGTCCGTAGAGTCTACACAATCGGATGCCACACTCAATCAGACGACGACCATCGATGACAGCATCATCTCCAGCAAGCACAATTCCACATACTCTCTGGCAGATGCCGAGCAAGCCACGAATTCAACTGTGCTAAGTACTGGCGTGACCGAGCTAGACGATAGTCAGTACTATATACCAGAATATCCGCCGGTGAGGAGTAAGGAGGTACTTGTAGAGGCGGGAGTGCATTACTTTGAAGATGGCAACTTTTGGATGGAAGTGCCTG gtcTCCTAGACtttgacgacgacgactgctCCTACCCGCCCATTACTGTACGCAAGAATCCCAAGGTACGCTTCAGCTCCGGCCCCATCCACGTGTACTCAACATTCTCCGTTAATGACTACGATCGGCGAAATGAAGATGTTGATCCTGTGGCCGCTTCGGCGGAATATGAGCTTGAGAAGCGTGTGGAGAAGATGCATGTCTTCCCCGTGGAATTGATGAAGGGTCCCGAAGGTTTGGGTCTCAGTATAATTGGTATGGGCGTTGGCGCCGATGCTGGCTTAGAGAAATTGGGAATATTTGTAAAAACAATCACCGATAACGGAGCAGCAGCCAGAGACGGAAGGATTCAG GTCAACGATCAAATCATCGAGGTGGACGGCAAGAGTCTTGTGGGCGTTACACAGGCTTATGCAGCTTCTGTGCTGCGCAATACTTCCGGTCTAGTCAAATTCCAAATTGGACGCGAACGCGATCCTGAGAACTCAGAGGTAGCACAGCTCATACGACTGAGTTTGCAGGCGGATCGCGAGAAGGAAGAGCGCTTGAAGCG CCAACAAGAGGAGTATCTGCGACGTACTCTCGACTATTCCGAGGACTCTACGCAACCCGTTTCAGCGAATTCGAGTGTGTGCGAGGGACCCTCGAGTCCTGTGCAAGTCGAACATCCCATGGAGGTGGAGGCCACACATTCACAGGAGGTAGAGTCGCTCAagcggctgctgcaggag AGCGAAATGGGTTGCCTGGTCAAGGAAGAGATTATACAAAATCTAAAACGAAAg CTGGTCAAGCTCGAGACGACAGGCAATGAGAATGAGCTGCTCAGCGAGCGGCTACGCCAAAGCGAGCGGGAGCTCGGTAACATCCGCAAGGAGGCCGCCAATCTGCAGAATATGCTGCAGCAGTCCCAGGGCCAGTATATGGCGCTGGACAAGAAGTACAACAAGGCCAAGCGATTGGTGAGGGAGTACCAGCAGCGGGAGCTGGATATGTGCCATCGCGAGGAGTTCTaccagcagctgctccaggAGAAGGACACCGAGTACAATGCGCTGGTGAAGAAGCTCAAGGATCGGGTCATCAATCTGGAGCACGAGCTGCAGGAGACACAGCGCAAGGCTGGTTTCCCTGTCGGTCTGCCCTACGATAGTGCCACCTTGAAGCTGACGCCCCAAATGATGCGCAAGACGCCACCAAAGCCGCTTTTCCACAAGCTGGAAACGGAGCTGTCGGACACCGAGATCTCTGATCTATCGCCCGATGGCGATGGCGTTAAGACGGCCACCGTGGAGCGCAAGGTTCCGGTAAAGGATGAACTGGATGCGGCTGTGCCGCAGCACGAGCTGCTGGATAACTCGGTGAACAAGACAAAGATCGATCTGG CCTCCCGTGGTGGTTTAGCCAATCGGCAGTTGCCCTCAGCGAAcggcaccagcagcagcaacaccaacggcgccgccagcagcagcgatcTCGGCCAGCTATCGAACGGCAATCTCAATCTAAAGcgcagcaggagcaacagtCGCAGCTCGGACTGCACTCTGGACGATACCGATGATGACGAGGAGGGGGATAGAGGCGTGGAGGCAGGTTCGGCTTTGAATTTGGCAGGCGGTACTTCTAGCTCCTCCACCCACGACATCATCAGCCTGTCCAACGGCAACTCCCATCTGCTGGCCAATGTCAACAATCTGCTGCAACATCATCCACCGCCGCCAGCGGCAGTTAGCACGTCAGCCTCGTCCAACGGCCATCTGGGCACCACCACAGCCATTCTGTTGAACTCCACATCCTCTGCCTCGTCCAGTTCTTCCAATCAGTCGACGGCACGCGAGGCACAAATCAATCAGCTATATGCTCAGGTCCACAAGGATCCCAgcaagcaacagcagcagcagcagctacagcagtcgcaacagcaacagcagctacAGCAGTCGCAGCAAACGGTGGTGACCAACAGCATACCGGGCATCTTTAAGAACGCTTTGGGTTCGCCGGCGGACAACAATGGACTGAACGACTTCCATCGCGGCAGCATGACCACCTTTGGAACAGGtccggccagcagcagcaatcgtGATCTCAACAGCTCGTACGACTCTATACTGGGCAGCAATGACAAGCTCTCGGAGAACGAGCCGGCGGAGAGCTGGATGTATCCAAGTCGAAGGAGAGTGGCGCCCAACGGCAGCAAGGTTCCCTTGCCCGGTTCCAGCTTTACGGATCAACTCAATCAGGCGCTGTCCGATCGTGAGAG GCGACTCGGCGATGGATCCTCGCGACATTCCAGCGACGATTACACGGAGATCAACAAGAGCCAAAGCGCAGCGGCCATCAACTGCAAGACGCTGATCAATGAGATCCGCCAGGCGGTGAACGAAGCCCAGCCCAAAG ttaaacaaGTCGTTCCCCAATCACTCTCCCCGCCCGGCACAGTGCCctggcagcaacagcatctccaccagcagcagcaacagccgtCCGCCCATACCACTGGCCCGCCCTCGCCCACTAGCATGTCCTCCGGCTGCTCCTCGCCCGGTTATTCGCCCAGCCGTACCCTGGACTTGTCCGGTTCCAGTTCAAGCTTCTCCGATCGcaaggcggcagcagcaggataCAATTACAAGGGAGGTCCTGTACACGAATGGACCAAGGATCAG GTTGGCCACTGGCTAATGGGCATTGAGCTGGAGCGCTACATTCCCGTCTTCAAAGAGCACAACGTGGAGGGCGGGGCACTGCTCACCCTCGACTCCAAGGACTTCAAGACGCTGGGCGTGTGTGGCGACGACAAGCATCGGCTGAAGAAGCGCCTCAAGGACCTGAAGGCGAACATTGAGAAGGAGCGCAAGGACATGGAGCGAGAGCGTCGAGAGCGAGAGAAGGCCATACGCAAGGCCGAGAAGAAGGCGGCCAAAAAGAAGTAG